From Montipora foliosa isolate CH-2021 chromosome 6, ASM3666993v2, whole genome shotgun sequence, a single genomic window includes:
- the LOC138007529 gene encoding uncharacterized protein: protein MVKKVHVLVFLLFGLVKLGCSLRCYTCSGDLQQCNRQYSDSIGCSEEQTSCASLVRNSPTGMNFFFGCATEMDCQVSSAVCSNMMKDMAENPEDNAGVSCNATCCSSSYCAKPYPIDHNPFQCYECSSMDECKTPKLKTCAEKEDRCFKLSTEVTYKEANVEVKTYSKGCAPQDLCNSKEKNVFYKTCPNDEQCHLSCCEGGMCNTGVNEVVSALAMTFCTAVAIFSQ, encoded by the exons ATGGTGAAGAAAGTCcatgttttggtgtttcttcTCTTTGGTTTAGTAAAACTCG GGTGTTCCCTCCGATGTTACACTTGCTCTGGTGATCTCCAGCAATGTAATCGTCAGTATTCAGATTCCATTGGTTGCTCCGAAGAACAGACTTCGTGTGCTTCACTCGTCAGAAACAGTCCAACAGGCATGAACTTCTTCTTCGGTTGTGCCACGGAGATGGACTGTCAAGTTTCCAGTGCTGTCTGCTCTAACATGATGAAGGACATGGCAGAGAATCCCGAGGACAACGCTGGGGTGTCGTGCAATGCCACTTGCTGTAGCAGTAGCTATTGTGCAAAACCGTATCCCATAG ACCACAATCCTTTCCAGTGCTACGAATGCAGCTCGATGGACGAGTGCAAAACGCCTAAACTGAAAACATGCGCTGAAAAAGAAGACCGCTGCTTCAAATTATCGACAGAAGTTACATACAAGGAAGCCAACGTTGAAGTGAAAACCTACAGCAAGGGATGCGCTCCACAAGACTTGTGTAATTCCaaggaaaaaaatgtgttttacaaaacttgcccaaatgaCGAACAATGCCACTTGAGCTGTTGCGAGGGTGGGATGTGTAACACTGGTGTAAATGAAGTTGTCAGCGCTCTCGCTATGACATTTTGCACTGCTGTTGCCATTTTTAGTCAGTAG
- the LOC138007531 gene encoding solute carrier family 25 member 44-like: MPEEVRNIEWEEMDKRKFYFFGPTLFLGIRALLYPANLVKTRLQVQRKNALYKGSFDAFVKVVRFEGIRGLYKGFLVNCFGLLSGQCYITTLELVKMKTKNYNLAVRGFVAGGIASIVGQTITVPVDVISQKLMVQGQGGSSNKLKGASAIAREIVKSDGPLGLYRGYLISLMTYAPTSAIWWFTYGAYTGLVGSIVISGTPHLLVLATAGALAGFTTSTVTNPLDIMRTRLQVGGGKSTYVIHMFRTLLQEEGPMGLTKGLSARMLSMVSSSVVVVLGYETVKRLSLKTSKIDMQVQEEGYLEASF; this comes from the exons ATGCCAGAAGAAGTTCGAAATATTGAATGGGAGGAGAtggacaaaagaaaattttatttctttggcCCGACACTGTTCCTCGGAATCCGGGCGCTTTTGTATCCAGCTAACCTCGTGAAAACTCGCCTTCAAGTGCAACGAAAGAACGCTTTGTACAAAGGATCTTTTGACGCTTTTGTAAAAGTGGTGCGTTTTGAAGGAATCCGTGGGCTTTACAAAGGATTTCTGGTCAACTGTTTTGGCCTTCTTTCCGGACAATGTTACATCACAACACTGGAGTTAGTTAAAATGAAAACGAAAAATTACAATTTAGCGGTGAGAGGATTCGTGGCTGGTGGAATTGCATCGATAGTAGGCCAAACCATCACTGTTCCAGTAGATGTTATTTCACAAAAACTTATGGTTCAGGGGCAAGGTGGTAGCTCCAATAAGCTAAAGGGAGCCTCAGCGATTGCAAGAGAGATCGTGAAATCGGATGGGCCGCTTGGCCTTTATAGAGGGTATTTGATCTCGCTCATGACTTATGCCCCAACTAGTGCCATTTGGTGGTTCACCTATGGTGCCTACACAGGACTTGTGGGTAGTATCGTGATATCAGGCACacctcatttgcttgttttggcTACTGCTGGTGCTTTAGCAGGTTTCACTACATCAACCGTAACAAACCCTCTGGACATCATGAGAACCAGATTGCAG GTTGGGGGTggaaaatcaacatatgttatACACATGTTCCGCACTCTTTTGCAAGAAGAGGGTCCTATGGGACTGACGAAAGGATTGTCAGCAAGAATGCTTTCTATGGTTTCCTCAAGTGTAGTTGTGGTATTGGGATACGAGACAGTGAAGCGACTTAGTCTTAAGACATCAAAGATTGATATGCAAGTTCAAGAAGAAGGTTACTTGGAGGCTTCATTTTGA